Proteins encoded in a region of the Ciona intestinalis unplaced genomic scaffold, KH HT000059.2, whole genome shotgun sequence genome:
- the LOC100184969 gene encoding uncharacterized protein LOC100184969 has translation MLKMSCVNLKTGTNYVPVTIDLPRNLTENTSENLFNIVSVGEAIPIVLLIIEVIFGFIFNTFAIVLYCNRRGLLQNAGNMFTVSLMAVDLLFCGFCLPLTIVIEFIKTTSFYQLNNLCMATRCFLMFSAIGSATGTALLALDRGDISLRPSRRFFSGKRPLIAIIFAWVVSSAGLIIPMVAIWLYDSFTELKYTDKPARATKLNWIPSRGSLEMLVESGARTATSSALCDTNCNSICYKDQCTLTHTELAVRLGYQITVFVAAGAITLAIYTKIILYVHKRSFREEKKRGLGILISKRNETRKQTSSMMTQLICCGFKDQRGALEMEGGKTQTNLENSAKTETTVSLGKDINTITESYGSMVQNEQRNNTSTENNRTEYGDTPVRQPVVVVESIEPSSHSARESHNDCPPLENGTLVTDSVQSKPEEHKTDFASVALSITVVLALKRMVAAKVKRKQKKLKHLRRMTILIIVTFFVSWVPFHILPMVQFLTKDTPNLFIICHASDCAGSLEILNSTKFVSVHNAKVENEKSFWNGLFLWTLVFAAASSVLNPFVYSFSREKIREDFKRTFGFKIKFRRKEKKFSAGNRMRTRGGSAIWSSQWGRKRRTETGARNERKSPCKQYRKDSRSDYKKSSVDKGEYLNHEPNACERLLTSDINEHNVVKNVNSNSYTDTVVKY, from the exons ATGCTTAAAATGAGTTGTGTAAACCTGAAAACGGGGACAAACTACGTGCCGGTGACTATCGATCTACCGAGGAATCTGACAGAAAACACGAGCGagaatttattcaatattgtCTCAGTGGGCGAAGCTATCCCGATAGTTTTGCTCATTATTGAGGTTATATTCGGATTTATATTCAACACATTTGCAATCGTTCTTTACTGCAATCGAAGAGGTCTACTGCAGAATGCTGGAAACATGTTCACG GTCAGCCTCATGGCGGTCGATTTACTTTTCTGTGGGTTTTGCCTTCCGCTGACAATCGTCATTGAATTCATCAAAACAACGTCTTTCTATCAACTAAACAATCTCTGCATGGCAACAAGGTGTTTCCTTATGTTTAGCGCGATTGGCAGCGCTACTGGGACAGCACTATTGGCGCTGGATCGAGGCGATATCAGTCTTCGGCCTTCCAGAAGGTTCTTCAGTGGAAAGCGCCCACTTATTGCCATTATATTCGCATGGGTCGTTTCCTCGGCGGGCCTTATCATCCCAATGGTAGCAATTTGGTTATACGACTCATTTACCGAGCTTAAATACACGGACAAGCCGGCAAGGGCGACCAAACTAAACTGGATACCAAGCCGTGGGAGTTTGGAGATGCTGGTCGAGTCTGGGGCAAGGACAGCAACGAGTTCTGCACTCTGCGACACTAACTGTAACTCTATTTGCTATAAAGACCAATGCACACTAACCCACACCGAACTTGCGGTTCGTCTCGGGTATCAAATCACTGTTTTCGTTGCGGCTGGGGCAATCACATTAGCTATTTACACCAAGATCATACTCTACGTACATAAACGTAGCTTCAG ggAAGAAAAGAAGCGTGGGCTTGGGATCTTAATAAGCAAGCGGAACGAAACGAGAAAGCAAACATCGTCCATGATGACACAACTTATATGCTGCGGTTTTAAGGACCAACGTGGTGCCTTGGAAATGGAGGGAGGTAAAACGCAAACAAATCTAGAAAACTCGGCAAAAACTGAGACAACTGTGAGTTTGGGTAAAGATATCAACACTATCACGGAATCGTATGGGAGTATGGTTCAGAACGAGCAAAGGAATAATACAAGCACGGAGAACAACAGGACGGAATATGGCGATACTCCTGTGCGCCAACCAGTGGTGGTCGTGGAGAGCATAGAACCATCGTCACATAGCGCTAGAGAGTCCCATAACGATTGCCCGCCATTGGAGAACGGGACATTGGTTACGGATTCGGTGCAAAGTAAACCTGAAGAACATAAAACCGATTTCGCGTCTGTAGCTTTATCGATAACTGTCGTTCTCGCATTGAAAcgaatggtagcagcgaaggtgaagagaaaacagaaaaagttAAAGCATTTAAGGCGAATGACGATCCTTATTATTGTAACGTTTTTCGTGAGTTGGGTTCCGTTTCATATTCTGCCGATGGTGCAGTTTCTAACCAAAGACACCCCGAACCTCTTTATAATCTGCCATGCTTCTGATTGCGCTGGAAGTCTTGAGATTTTGAACTCTACAAAGTTTGTGAGCGTCCATAATGCGAAAGTGGAAAACGAGAAAAGTTTCTGGAACGGTTTGTTCTTATGGACACTCGTGTTCGCTGCAGCGTCATCGGTGCTTAACCCGTTCGTGTACAGTTTCTCCCGCGAGAAAATCCGGGAAGATTTCAAGAGAACGTTCGGTTTCAAGATCAAGTTTAGACGCAAAGAGAAAAAGTTTTCCGCCGGAAATCGGATGCGAACCAGAGGCGGATCGGCCATCTGGTCGTCGCAATGGGGGCGGAAACGAAGGACCGAAACTGGGGCAAGAAATGAACGAAAGTCGCCGTGTAAGCAGTATAGGAAGGACTCCAGAAGTGACTACAAAAAGTCAAGCGTCGATAAAGGCGAATATTTAAACCATGAACCAAACGCCTGTGAGCGACTTCTCACATCGGATATAAATGAACATaatgttgtaaaaaacgtGAATTCTAACAGTTACACTGATACTGTAGTTAAGTATTAA